From a single Mycolicibacterium mengxianglii genomic region:
- a CDS encoding NAD(P)H-dependent amine dehydrogenase family protein, with the protein MLNTPSERDPYRVVQWTTGNVGKSSVAAIAKNPTLELVGCFAWSPDKVGRDVGELAGIEPLGVTATNDIEALLALKPDVVVYNPMWIDVDELVSILSAGINVVATASFITGHNQGDGRDKIAEACARGGATMFGSGISPGYVNQLSIVAAGICDRVDCITVNEAADTTFYDSPATEKPVGFGRPIDDPELPTMTAHGTGVFGEAVRMVADALGIELDEVRCDAEYAQTTEDLDLGSWTIGAGCVAGVYASWKGIVAGQTRVAINVRWRKGQTLEPDWQIDQDGWVIEVAGRPTVTMKVGFLPPPDFEATTLEEFMVLGHIMTATPPLNAIPAVVAAAPGIVTYNDLPLILPRGVVPG; encoded by the coding sequence GTGCTCAACACACCCTCAGAACGCGACCCCTACCGAGTCGTGCAATGGACCACGGGCAACGTCGGCAAGAGCTCGGTGGCCGCGATCGCCAAGAACCCCACTCTGGAGCTGGTCGGCTGCTTCGCCTGGTCACCGGACAAGGTGGGCCGCGACGTCGGCGAGCTCGCCGGCATCGAACCGCTCGGGGTCACCGCCACCAATGACATCGAGGCGCTGCTGGCACTCAAGCCCGACGTCGTCGTGTACAACCCGATGTGGATCGATGTCGACGAACTGGTCAGCATCCTGTCGGCCGGCATCAACGTCGTAGCCACCGCGTCCTTCATCACCGGCCACAATCAGGGCGACGGACGGGACAAGATCGCCGAAGCATGCGCGCGCGGCGGAGCCACCATGTTCGGTTCCGGGATCAGCCCGGGCTATGTCAACCAACTGTCCATTGTCGCGGCCGGGATCTGCGACCGGGTGGACTGCATCACGGTGAACGAGGCCGCCGACACCACGTTCTACGACTCCCCCGCCACCGAGAAACCCGTCGGATTCGGCCGGCCCATCGACGACCCGGAACTGCCGACGATGACGGCGCACGGTACAGGTGTCTTCGGCGAGGCAGTACGCATGGTGGCCGACGCCCTCGGCATCGAGCTCGACGAGGTGCGCTGTGACGCCGAGTACGCCCAGACCACCGAGGATCTCGACCTGGGTTCGTGGACCATCGGCGCGGGCTGCGTCGCCGGCGTTTACGCCAGCTGGAAGGGCATCGTCGCCGGACAGACCCGCGTGGCGATCAATGTGCGGTGGCGCAAGGGCCAGACTCTGGAGCCGGACTGGCAGATCGATCAGGACGGCTGGGTCATCGAGGTTGCCGGTCGCCCGACGGTCACCATGAAGGTCGGGTTCCTGCCCCCGCCAGACTTCGAGGCCACCACCTTGGAGGAGTTCATGGTGTTGGGGCACATCATGACAGCGACGCCGCCGCTCAACGCGATCCCGGCCGTGGTGGCCGCCGCACCGGGCATCGTCACCTACAACGACCTGCCGTTGATCCTGCCGCGCGGGGTGGTCCCGGGGTAG
- a CDS encoding S1C family serine protease — translation MAAYVPRLRIRFLWMIGALLLALVAPLSGSGVALAAPLTPAPQAPIDVAIGAVEPSLVQITTQVDFQGIIGNGTGIVLTPDGVVLTNHHVIQGADSIRALSIGNGQTYDADVLGYNRNNDIAVIRLRGASGLIPAPIGDSAGVFVGEPVATLGNANGTGNPLTREQGTITALGQTIDASDELTGSSHSLDDLIESSTNLRSGDSGGALVNGASQVIGLNAAATYNFKMNGESSPGGQGYAIPINHAMGIVDQIRSGAASPQVHIGPSAILGVGVNAVVQGDGLPVQSILRGGPAEQAGLRPGDVLLRIDGVPITSANALTSVLDQRYPGNNIELTWRDRSGMERVGRATLGSGATS, via the coding sequence ATGGCCGCGTACGTACCACGTCTCCGCATCCGCTTCCTGTGGATGATCGGTGCCCTGCTGCTGGCACTGGTCGCCCCCCTCAGCGGATCCGGCGTCGCCCTCGCGGCACCGCTGACCCCCGCGCCCCAGGCGCCCATCGACGTAGCCATCGGGGCGGTCGAGCCCAGCCTGGTTCAGATCACCACCCAGGTGGATTTCCAGGGCATCATCGGCAACGGCACCGGCATCGTGCTGACACCGGACGGGGTCGTCCTCACCAACCACCACGTCATCCAGGGCGCCGATTCCATTCGCGCCCTGTCCATCGGCAATGGCCAGACCTACGACGCCGATGTGCTGGGCTACAACCGCAACAACGACATCGCGGTGATCCGACTCCGCGGCGCGTCCGGTCTGATCCCCGCGCCGATCGGCGATTCCGCCGGCGTCTTCGTCGGCGAACCCGTCGCCACCCTCGGCAACGCCAACGGCACCGGCAATCCGCTGACCCGTGAACAGGGCACCATCACCGCGCTGGGCCAGACCATCGACGCCTCCGATGAGCTCACCGGCAGCTCCCACAGCCTCGACGACCTGATCGAGTCGTCGACCAACCTGCGTTCCGGCGACTCCGGTGGCGCGTTGGTCAACGGCGCCAGCCAGGTCATCGGTCTCAACGCCGCAGCCACCTACAACTTCAAGATGAACGGCGAATCGAGCCCCGGCGGTCAGGGATACGCCATCCCGATCAATCACGCCATGGGCATCGTCGATCAGATCCGCTCCGGCGCGGCCAGTCCCCAGGTGCACATCGGTCCGTCGGCCATCCTCGGTGTCGGGGTCAACGCCGTAGTGCAAGGCGACGGCCTGCCCGTACAGTCGATCCTGCGCGGCGGTCCCGCCGAACAGGCGGGTCTGCGCCCCGGCGATGTACTGCTGCGCATCGACGGCGTACCGATCACGTCGGCCAATGCGCTGACCAGCGTGCTGGACCAGCGCTACCCCGGTAACAACATCGAGCTGACGTGGCGCGACCGCAGCGGCATGGAGCGGGTCGGACGGGCGACGCTGGGCAGCGGCGCCACCAGTTAG
- the ligD gene encoding non-homologous end-joining DNA ligase, which produces MATSAQEIDVDGVMVRLTSPDKPYFPELGAKGTKANMFEYYRVVSTAGPMMNSLRDRPTHLQRFPDGIDGEEIYQKRVPQKHPDYLQTCQVTFPSGRTADALKVTHPSAIVWAAQMGTVTFHPWQVRCPDVEHPDELRIDLDPQPGTGFVEARTVAVEVLKPLLDELGLVGYAKTSGGRGVHVYLRIAHEWDFIAVRRAGIALGREIERRAPDLVTTSWWKEERGQRIFIDYNQNARDRTMASPYSVRRTPIATVSTPLSWADLAGADPDDYTMATVADLVASREDPWAGMEDTVQSLQPLLDLVAADEDRGLSDMPYPPSYPKMPGEPPRVQPSKKVASNWDAEGNPVKAD; this is translated from the coding sequence GTGGCCACTTCCGCACAAGAAATCGACGTCGACGGTGTGATGGTCCGGCTGACCAGCCCGGACAAGCCGTACTTTCCGGAACTGGGCGCGAAAGGCACCAAGGCCAACATGTTCGAGTATTACCGCGTCGTGTCGACGGCCGGGCCGATGATGAACTCGCTGCGCGACCGCCCCACCCATCTGCAGCGGTTTCCCGACGGCATCGACGGCGAGGAGATCTACCAGAAGCGGGTGCCACAGAAGCATCCTGACTATCTGCAGACCTGCCAGGTCACCTTCCCGTCGGGTCGGACCGCGGACGCTCTGAAGGTCACCCATCCGTCGGCGATCGTGTGGGCGGCCCAGATGGGCACCGTCACGTTCCATCCGTGGCAGGTGCGCTGCCCGGACGTCGAGCATCCCGATGAACTGCGCATCGACCTGGATCCGCAGCCCGGCACCGGGTTTGTCGAAGCCCGCACCGTCGCCGTGGAGGTGCTCAAGCCGTTGCTCGACGAACTCGGGCTCGTCGGCTATGCGAAGACCTCCGGTGGCCGGGGTGTGCACGTGTATCTGCGGATCGCCCACGAGTGGGACTTCATCGCGGTTCGACGCGCAGGCATTGCCCTCGGTCGCGAAATCGAAAGGCGGGCACCAGATTTGGTGACCACCTCCTGGTGGAAGGAGGAACGCGGCCAGCGCATCTTCATCGACTACAACCAGAACGCGCGCGATCGCACCATGGCCTCGCCGTACTCGGTGCGCCGCACGCCGATCGCCACCGTCTCGACACCGCTGTCCTGGGCGGATCTGGCCGGGGCCGATCCCGACGACTACACAATGGCCACGGTGGCCGACCTCGTCGCCTCTCGCGAAGATCCCTGGGCCGGCATGGAGGACACTGTCCAGTCACTGCAGCCGCTGCTGGATCTGGTGGCCGCCGATGAGGACCGCGGACTCAGTGACATGCCGTACCCGCCGAGCTATCCGAAGATGCCGGGCGAGCCGCCGCGGGTGCAGCCGAGCAAGAAGGTGGCATCCAACTGGGACGCCGAGGGCAACCCGGTCAAAGCCGACTGA
- a CDS encoding ATP-dependent DNA ligase, with translation MEPVPFSADLPVMPPLEPMLAKAQAKVPTEAGVWSYEPKWDGFRALVFRNGDEVQLISRSGKDLGRYFPEMVDALRDELAPHCVLDGEVVVPREVEGRVRLDWESLSQRIHPAESRVKRLAKETPAHFIGFDALATGDRALLTEPFRVRREALLDAVQEKTWCHVTRTTEDPEQGENWLTTFEGAGLDGVIAKRLEGSYLPGKREMVKVKHARDADCVAIGYRIHKSGEGIGSLLLGLYRDDGELQMVGGAASFSVKDRIKMLAELEPLRDGDIREGDPSRWNSAADKRWIPLRPEKVAEVAYDQMEGNTVHGRRFRHAVKFRRWRPDRDPQSCTFDQLDVPLNYDLYDVLER, from the coding sequence ATGGAACCCGTGCCGTTTTCCGCAGATCTCCCGGTCATGCCTCCACTTGAACCGATGCTGGCCAAAGCTCAGGCCAAGGTGCCCACCGAGGCGGGGGTGTGGTCGTACGAGCCGAAATGGGACGGCTTTCGCGCGTTGGTGTTCCGCAACGGCGACGAGGTGCAGCTGATCTCGCGCAGCGGCAAAGACCTGGGACGGTATTTCCCGGAGATGGTGGACGCGTTACGCGACGAGCTGGCGCCGCACTGCGTCCTCGATGGCGAGGTGGTGGTACCGCGCGAGGTCGAGGGCCGGGTCCGGCTGGACTGGGAGTCGCTGAGCCAGCGCATCCATCCCGCCGAGAGCCGCGTGAAGCGACTCGCCAAGGAGACACCGGCACACTTCATCGGCTTCGACGCCCTGGCCACCGGCGACCGCGCACTGCTCACCGAACCCTTCCGGGTACGCCGCGAAGCGCTTCTCGACGCCGTGCAGGAGAAGACCTGGTGTCATGTCACCCGCACCACCGAAGATCCCGAACAAGGGGAGAACTGGCTGACGACCTTCGAGGGCGCCGGCCTTGACGGAGTGATCGCCAAACGGCTCGAAGGGTCCTACCTACCCGGCAAGCGGGAGATGGTGAAGGTCAAGCACGCCCGCGATGCCGACTGCGTGGCCATCGGTTACCGCATCCACAAAAGTGGTGAGGGTATCGGTTCGCTGCTGCTGGGCCTCTACCGCGACGACGGTGAGCTGCAGATGGTCGGTGGGGCCGCGTCGTTCTCGGTGAAGGATCGCATCAAAATGCTCGCCGAGCTGGAACCGTTGCGCGACGGCGACATTCGCGAGGGAGATCCCAGTCGCTGGAACTCCGCCGCCGACAAACGCTGGATCCCGCTGCGGCCGGAGAAGGTCGCCGAGGTGGCCTACGACCAGATGGAGGGCAATACCGTGCACGGGCGCCGGTTCCGGCACGCCGTCAAGTTCCGACGCTGGCGCCCGGATCGGGATCCGCAGAGCTGCACCTTCGACCAACTCGACGTGCCGCTGAACTACGACCTCTACGACGTCCTGGAGCGCTGA
- a CDS encoding pyridoxamine 5'-phosphate oxidase family protein: MKRFSETERQEFLAAKRVAILSVEAADGRPPATIPIWYDYAIGGNIRFTTSAASRKAKLIARAGAVSLAVQREQPPYQYVVVEGTVVDTRPSTLEVQEAIAIRYLGEEAGRAFVRDFERTDSTLFTIRPDRWLTADATGDS; this comes from the coding sequence GTGAAGAGATTCAGCGAGACGGAACGTCAGGAGTTTCTGGCCGCCAAGCGTGTTGCCATTCTGTCCGTGGAGGCTGCCGATGGCCGGCCGCCGGCGACCATTCCCATCTGGTACGACTACGCCATCGGCGGGAACATCCGCTTCACCACCTCAGCCGCGAGTCGTAAGGCCAAGCTCATCGCACGCGCGGGAGCTGTTTCGCTGGCTGTCCAGCGCGAACAGCCGCCGTATCAATACGTGGTCGTCGAGGGCACCGTCGTCGACACCCGGCCGAGCACCCTGGAAGTGCAGGAGGCGATCGCCATTCGGTACCTCGGCGAAGAAGCAGGCCGGGCGTTCGTCCGGGACTTCGAACGAACGGACAGCACCTTGTTCACCATTCGCCCTGACCGTTGGCTCACCGCTGACGCCACCGGTGACTCCTAG
- a CDS encoding ATP-dependent DNA ligase, with amino-acid sequence MDLPVLPPVSPMLAKSVSTIPPGASYEPKWDGFRSICFRDGDEVELGSRNERPLTRYFPEIVAAARAELPPRCVVDGEIVIATERGLDFEALQLRLHPAASRVNMLAEKTPAAFIAFDLLALGDHDYTSTPFSERRAALVAALSDCGPPFHVTPATTDIETAQRWFDEFEGAGLDGVIAKPLTLTYQPDKRVMFKIKHQRTADCVVAGYRLHKSGDDAVGSLLLGLYTDDGRLASVGVIGAFPMATRRQLFTDLQPLVTTFDDHPWNWGAHAEPEAAKYAGSRWNAGKDLSFVPLRPERVVEVRYDHMEGERFRHTAQFNRWRPDRDPRSCTYAQLDQPVAFQLTDIIPGLR; translated from the coding sequence GTGGACCTGCCCGTGCTGCCGCCGGTGTCGCCGATGCTGGCCAAGTCCGTCAGCACCATTCCCCCGGGTGCCTCCTATGAGCCCAAGTGGGACGGCTTCCGGTCGATCTGCTTCCGTGACGGCGACGAGGTGGAATTGGGCAGCCGCAATGAGCGGCCACTGACCCGGTACTTCCCCGAGATCGTTGCCGCGGCCAGGGCCGAGCTGCCGCCGCGTTGTGTGGTCGACGGCGAGATCGTCATCGCCACCGAGCGCGGGCTGGATTTCGAGGCGTTGCAGTTGCGGCTACACCCGGCCGCGAGCCGGGTGAACATGCTGGCCGAGAAGACGCCCGCGGCGTTCATCGCGTTCGATCTGCTGGCCCTCGGCGACCACGACTACACGTCAACGCCGTTCAGCGAGCGCCGCGCCGCGCTGGTGGCCGCGCTGTCGGACTGCGGTCCGCCGTTCCACGTCACGCCCGCAACGACTGATATCGAGACCGCCCAACGCTGGTTTGACGAGTTCGAGGGGGCCGGGCTCGACGGGGTGATCGCCAAACCCCTGACACTGACCTACCAGCCGGACAAGCGGGTGATGTTCAAGATCAAGCACCAGCGCACCGCGGACTGTGTGGTCGCCGGCTACCGCCTGCACAAATCGGGTGACGACGCGGTGGGCTCACTGCTTCTGGGCCTGTACACCGACGACGGCCGGTTGGCGTCGGTCGGTGTGATCGGCGCGTTCCCGATGGCGACCAGGCGCCAACTGTTCACCGACTTACAGCCGTTGGTCACGACGTTCGACGACCATCCATGGAACTGGGGCGCTCACGCCGAACCCGAGGCCGCCAAGTATGCGGGTTCGCGTTGGAACGCAGGCAAGGACCTGTCCTTCGTGCCGCTTCGACCCGAGCGCGTCGTAGAGGTCCGGTATGACCACATGGAAGGCGAGAGATTCCGTCACACAGCGCAATTCAATCGCTGGCGACCGGATCGTGATCCACGGTCATGCACCTACGCCCAGTTGGACCAACCGGTGGCGTTTCAGCTCACCGATATCATCCCCGGCTTGCGCTGA
- a CDS encoding cytochrome P450, translated as MGASRAGTAVPSTPAGAAKLRVQAAAASLTSRYPSRARVLAEPPPGSNLRPVMGNYGFPFLGHIMSTLVDPLAFARERYAQYGAVSWAGGVGFRVVALMGPEALESAWLNKDKALSSTRGWAPVIGPFFHRGIMLLDFHEHLSHRRIMQQAFTRTALEGYLDLMLPGIERTVSGWVPAQQFPFYNAVKHLLLEQAAEVFVGTRLGPESDQLAADFHSTVCGGQAIVRVDVPGGVWARGLRARERLERYFHDQLPSRQRGDGTDLFSMLCRSEGDDGARFSHADIVNHMIFLLMAAHDTSAIVISMLVYELGRNPHWQNTLREEAESKPTDAVTLDGLAEYPLLDAAFKEALRMYAPAGTLFRQAIKDTEIAGHYIPRHSQVAINVYASMRLADWWPEPDTFNPGRFTAGGDAAAVARYAFAPFGGGVHKCIGQQFADMNVKAIMHQLLRRFEWSVPPGYRPRLTWGTGPTPADGLPISLQSRWRSVSASRG; from the coding sequence ATGGGAGCTTCGAGGGCGGGGACGGCGGTACCGTCAACTCCGGCGGGCGCGGCCAAACTTCGTGTGCAAGCGGCTGCGGCGTCGCTGACATCGCGGTATCCCAGCAGGGCGCGCGTCCTGGCGGAGCCACCGCCCGGATCAAACCTGCGGCCGGTGATGGGCAACTACGGATTTCCGTTCCTCGGGCACATCATGAGCACACTGGTCGATCCGCTGGCATTCGCGCGCGAGCGTTATGCGCAATATGGCGCAGTGTCCTGGGCGGGTGGAGTCGGCTTCCGGGTGGTGGCGTTGATGGGCCCAGAGGCACTCGAAAGCGCCTGGCTCAACAAGGACAAGGCCCTCTCCAGCACGCGCGGGTGGGCACCGGTGATCGGGCCGTTCTTCCACCGCGGAATCATGCTGCTCGACTTTCACGAGCATCTGAGCCACCGCCGGATCATGCAGCAGGCGTTCACTCGGACCGCGCTCGAGGGATATCTCGACCTGATGCTGCCAGGAATCGAGCGTACGGTCTCCGGATGGGTTCCAGCGCAACAATTTCCGTTCTACAACGCGGTCAAGCACCTGCTGCTCGAGCAGGCCGCGGAGGTGTTCGTCGGTACCCGGCTGGGCCCCGAATCCGACCAGCTGGCCGCGGACTTCCACTCCACGGTGTGTGGCGGGCAGGCCATCGTGCGTGTCGACGTGCCCGGCGGTGTGTGGGCGCGTGGGCTGCGTGCCCGGGAACGTCTGGAACGGTATTTCCATGACCAGCTGCCGAGCCGGCAGCGCGGCGACGGCACCGACCTGTTCTCCATGCTGTGCCGCAGCGAGGGTGACGACGGCGCCCGCTTCTCCCACGCCGACATCGTCAACCACATGATCTTCCTGCTGATGGCCGCCCACGACACCAGTGCGATCGTGATCTCGATGCTGGTGTACGAGTTGGGCCGAAACCCACACTGGCAGAATACTTTACGGGAAGAGGCCGAAAGCAAACCCACCGATGCCGTCACGTTGGACGGGTTGGCCGAGTATCCGCTGTTGGATGCGGCATTCAAAGAGGCGCTCCGAATGTATGCGCCGGCGGGAACCCTGTTCCGACAGGCGATCAAAGACACCGAGATCGCCGGCCACTACATTCCGCGGCACAGTCAGGTGGCGATCAATGTCTACGCCTCGATGCGGTTGGCGGACTGGTGGCCCGAGCCGGACACGTTCAACCCGGGCCGCTTCACCGCCGGCGGAGACGCCGCCGCGGTCGCCAGATACGCGTTCGCTCCCTTCGGGGGCGGAGTCCACAAGTGCATCGGTCAACAGTTCGCAGACATGAATGTCAAAGCGATCATGCACCAACTGTTGCGCAGGTTCGAGTGGTCCGTCCCGCCTGGCTACCGGCCGCGCCTGACGTGGGGCACCGGACCGACACCTGCTGACGGCCTGCCGATCTCGCTGCAGTCCCGCTGGCGAAGCGTCAGCGCAAGCCGGGGATGA
- a CDS encoding TetR/AcrR family transcriptional regulator, with translation MPETPRRSYAGQSAEERRRQRRARLLDTALDVLAANEWRTATVDKLCATAGLNKRYFYESFDNLDAVAAAAVDDVAADLRAATLAALAASADEPVERQALATAGAVVTTLLRDVRRAQVLLGGVVTSPALHQHRATVIRGLTSVLVAHARSVHGVALEKDPLAQVGPAFIVGGTADAILEYINGRVRVTADELAQGLATLWVIAGNGAAEVARTRNR, from the coding sequence GTGCCCGAGACGCCGCGACGCAGTTATGCCGGCCAATCGGCGGAGGAACGGCGCCGCCAGCGGCGTGCCCGTCTGCTCGATACCGCGCTGGACGTTCTGGCCGCCAACGAATGGCGTACCGCCACCGTGGACAAACTCTGCGCCACTGCCGGGCTCAACAAGCGCTACTTCTACGAGAGTTTCGACAACCTCGACGCCGTGGCCGCGGCGGCGGTTGACGACGTCGCCGCCGACTTACGCGCCGCAACGCTGGCCGCGCTGGCGGCGTCGGCGGACGAACCCGTCGAACGGCAGGCCCTGGCAACAGCCGGCGCCGTCGTCACGACCTTGTTGCGGGACGTGCGACGGGCGCAGGTGCTCCTGGGCGGCGTGGTGACCTCGCCTGCGCTGCACCAGCACCGGGCCACCGTGATCCGCGGCCTGACCAGCGTCTTGGTGGCACATGCGCGATCAGTCCACGGTGTCGCACTCGAAAAGGATCCGTTGGCCCAGGTGGGGCCGGCCTTCATCGTCGGCGGCACGGCGGACGCAATCCTCGAGTACATCAACGGCCGGGTGCGAGTCACCGCTGACGAGTTGGCGCAGGGCTTGGCGACGCTGTGGGTGATCGCCGGCAACGGCGCGGCAGAGGTGGCGCGCACCCGGAACCGCTAA
- a CDS encoding MBL fold metallo-hydrolase, with protein sequence MRRIRDDLWETSTDSPFPGLTTHAYLWTGGPDGNVLFYSPATDADFDRLDHLGGVGHQYLSHRDEAGPMLARIQQRFGATLHAPAPELADIGKRAPVGVPLSNRHVDDNGIEVIPTPGHTPGSTSYLVTAGDGTRLLFTGDTLFEGDDGNWATGYLPPMSDAATLAESLQVLRTLTPDVVISSAFPSDSAVHVLGTQRWSDHVDGALQRLRAEV encoded by the coding sequence ATGCGGCGCATTCGCGACGACCTCTGGGAGACCAGCACCGACAGCCCGTTTCCCGGGCTGACCACCCACGCCTACCTGTGGACCGGTGGTCCGGACGGCAACGTCCTGTTTTACTCCCCGGCCACCGACGCCGATTTCGACCGGCTCGACCACCTCGGCGGGGTGGGCCACCAGTATCTGTCGCACCGAGACGAGGCGGGCCCGATGCTCGCCCGGATTCAACAACGATTCGGTGCGACCCTGCACGCACCGGCACCGGAGTTGGCCGACATCGGCAAGCGCGCCCCGGTAGGGGTGCCGTTGAGCAACCGGCACGTCGACGACAACGGCATCGAGGTGATCCCCACACCCGGGCACACCCCCGGCAGCACGAGCTATCTGGTCACCGCTGGTGACGGGACGCGCTTACTGTTCACCGGCGACACGCTTTTCGAAGGCGACGACGGCAACTGGGCGACCGGTTACCTTCCGCCGATGAGTGATGCCGCCACGCTGGCCGAGAGCCTGCAGGTGCTGCGCACACTGACCCCGGACGTGGTGATCTCCAGTGCGTTCCCCAGTGACAGCGCAGTCCACGTCCTGGGCACCCAACGATGGTCCGATCACGTCGACGGAGCGCTGCAACGACTTCGCGCGGAGGTCTGA
- the gluQRS gene encoding tRNA glutamyl-Q(34) synthetase GluQRS — translation MTRPSSAGRFAPSPSADLHIGNLRTAILAWLFARSTRRRFLVRVEDLDDRTFPDIAARQVADLAAIGVTSDEPPEYQTAHTARYDAVIDELTARGLVYECYCSRKDILQAPRAPHAPEGAYPGTCRDLTDTQRAERRAGGRPPALRLRSDTFRYTVTDILHGDYTGVVDDLVLRRGDGIPAYNLAVVVDDAAQGVDQVVRGDDLLPSSPRQAYLGALLGYPTPMYAHVPLVLNADGKRLAKRDGAVTLAEIGVENALAQIADSLGFTARTLPGMLDDFDPARLPRDPWVYRPG, via the coding sequence ATGACCCGCCCCTCGAGCGCGGGCCGGTTCGCGCCGAGCCCGTCGGCTGATCTGCACATCGGCAACCTGCGCACCGCGATACTCGCCTGGCTGTTCGCCCGCTCGACGCGGCGGCGCTTCCTGGTGCGGGTAGAGGATCTCGACGACCGCACTTTTCCCGACATCGCCGCCCGCCAGGTGGCCGACCTCGCGGCGATCGGTGTGACCTCAGACGAGCCGCCCGAGTACCAGACTGCGCACACCGCCCGGTACGACGCGGTGATCGACGAGCTGACCGCCCGCGGCCTGGTCTACGAATGCTATTGCAGCAGAAAGGATATCCTGCAGGCCCCGCGCGCCCCACATGCCCCGGAGGGCGCTTATCCGGGCACGTGCCGGGACTTGACCGATACCCAACGCGCCGAGCGACGCGCCGGTGGCCGGCCACCTGCGCTACGCCTGCGGTCGGACACCTTCCGGTACACGGTGACCGACATACTCCACGGCGACTACACCGGTGTGGTCGATGACCTGGTGCTGCGCCGCGGCGACGGCATACCCGCCTACAACCTGGCCGTGGTGGTCGACGACGCCGCACAGGGCGTCGACCAGGTGGTTCGGGGTGACGATCTACTACCGTCGTCACCGCGACAGGCGTACCTCGGCGCCCTGCTGGGATATCCGACGCCGATGTATGCGCATGTACCACTGGTGCTGAACGCTGACGGGAAACGACTGGCCAAACGGGACGGGGCGGTGACGCTGGCCGAGATCGGCGTCGAGAACGCACTGGCGCAGATTGCCGACTCGCTGGGCTTCACCGCCAGGACGCTGCCGGGCATGCTCGACGACTTCGATCCGGCACGACTGCCCCGCGACCCGTGGGTATATCGGCCCGGATGA